The DNA window CGGACACGATGTGGTCATTTTATTAGACTCAATTACAAGATTAGCAAGAGCATATAATACCGTTACACCAGCTTCAGGAAAAGTTCTTTCAGGAGGGGTGGATGCTAACGCTTTACACAAGCCGAAAAGATTCTTTGGAGCGGCTAGAAAAATTGAAAACGGAGGTTCTTTGACTATCATTGCTACAGCTCTTATTGATACTGGTTCAAAAATGGATGAAGTTATCTTTGAAGAATTTAAAGGTACAGGTAACATGGAACTTCAATTAGATCGAAAAATAGCGAACCGAAGAATTTATCCAGCAATTGATTTGGTATCTTCAAGCACAAGAAGAGATGATTTACTTCTTGATGAAGTAACTTCTCAGAGAATGTGGATCTTTAGAAAGTATCTTTCTGAAATGAATCCTGTGGAAGCTATGGAATTCGTGAATAAAAATATCAAAGGAACTCTTAATAATGAAGAATTCCTGATGTCTATGAATAGATAGATTAATTTAATATTGTTAAATAAAAAGCACAGATTTTAAAATCTGTGCTTTTTACTTTCAAATAGTACTATTTGAATCTAATCTGTCAATGTTAAAGATTTATTAAAATAATCCGCTATTTTTGATAATCGGTCAATTATTGGCTAACTTTGAAATATAACATTAAAAATAAAAAATATGTCATTTGAATTACCAAAACTAGGATATGCATATGATGCATTAGAGCCAACTATTGATGCAAAAACTATGGAAATTCACTATACAAAGCACCACCAAGCTTATATAGATAATTTAAATAAAGCAATTGAAGGAACTGAGCTTGCTGGAAAAACAATTGAAGAAATCTGCCAAACAGGGACTGATAAGCCTGCAGTAAGAAATAATGGAGGTGGTCATTTTAACCACTCTTTATTCTGGGAGATTTTAACACCTGGCGGAAGCAAAGAACCTGTAGGAAATGTAAAGGCTGCAATTGATAATTATGGTGGTCTTGAGAAATTTAAAACTGATTTTTCTGATGCTGCTAAAACAAGATTTGGTTCTGGATGGGCTTGGTTGATTAAAAACGGAGACGGATCGGTTTCTGTATCTTCTACACCAAATCAAGACAACCCACTAATGCCTGTTGCAGATGTTAAAGGAACTCCTGTTTTAGGATTAGATGTTTGGGAGCATGCTTATTATTTAAACTATCAAAACAGAAGACCTGATTATGTTTCAGCATTCTTCAGTGTAGTAAACTGGGATAAAGTTGAAGAATTATTCAATAAATAATTTTCAATTATTATAAAATAAAAAAGGTTCAGAATTTTCTGAACCTTTTTTATTAAAATCGTGTGACATCACTGCCACTAAGTCCATTCATTCTTAGTCCATATTTCCAGTTGACGTAGGCAAAAACCTGATACAATTTATATTCAAACTTTAATCCGTAATTTTCTCGTGGATCATAGCTAATTGATGATTCAATTACATTTCTATATTTTCCAGAACTGAAGTAGGAATTCCACTCACTTACCAGATTTATATTTCTAGATTTCAAATAAGACTCCGAATATTGATTCATTGGTTTTGCAATAGCGCTTAAAAAATAATCATACTGGGTATCTAATACATCAATATCCCATTCCCCATCGTCATTCTTTGATGGTTTTATTTCAGACTTTTCTTTGTCAGTCTTAGATTTATCTTGTGAAGAACAGCTAAAAGGAAGACAAAATATTAGCAATAAAAGGATTAAATTTTTCATACTCATAAAGTTACATAAAAAGCCATTTACATTATAGTTCTTTTTGCAGAATGACAAATGCAGGAAAATGATCACTGTAGCCTCCTGTGAATTGATCTCCATTCCACGATCTGAAAGGATAGCCCTTGTAATTTCCCTCTTTATTAATAAGATAAGCCGGAGCATAAACTTCAGTTCTGTAAACTGAATATTCTTTGGTTAGCTGAGCAGAAATTAGATTTTTTGACACAATGATCTGATCAAATAGATTAGGTACATCCCTATAAGCCAAAGAAGCAACTCCTTTTTTATATAAAGGGAACATAAGATTTAAATATGGTGTGCTTTCGTTAAGATCTTTGAGTTTTCCTACGGCCTTTAGATGGTTTTTTAAACTTGAACTGACAGGGTCATCATTAAAATCTCCCATTGCGAAAAGTTTCGTAGAAGGATCTGCTGTCCTTACACTATCCATCTGTTGTTTTAAAAGGAGTGCGGCAGCATTTCTTTTAGGCAGAGAGATCGCTTCACCTCCTCTCCTAGAAGGCCAGTGATTCATGAAGAAAGCAACTTTTTCATTATCCAAAAAGCCTGTTACCACTAAAATGTCCCTCGTATACTCCCTTTTCCCATTTTCGTTAAAAATTTTCAGTTCCTTTTTTAAAGAATTTGTAATGGTAAATCTTCTTTTTTGATAGATCAAGGCAACATCAATTCCCCGATAATCGTAAGAATTGTAATGAATAATCCCGTAATCATATTTGGCTAACGCTGGTTCTTTTATGAGATCTTCTATCACTTGTCTGTTTTCGATTTCTATGAGACCCACTATTGCAGGTGCTGTTTTTGTATATTGAGATCCGAGCTCAGAAATTACTTTTGCTTCATTTGCAAGTTTAGTCTTATAAATCTGGGTGTTATAGTTTTTAGAACTATTTGGTGTAAATTCTTCAGAGCTTATTTGGTATTTTACAACCTTCTTTCCTTTTAATAAGGTGTCATTCCATTGTCCGTCGTATTTTTCTACGGTTAAAAATTTAATCGAATCAAAAGGAATACTTCTGTGAAAGGCAGGATTACTAATTGATTTCGTCCCATCTATGTAGTCAGCAGATCTAATTGTATCCATAAGATTCTCTACATTTAGGAAACCTATAGCTACAACTTTTCTAATATTCCCTTGCTGTGCAAAAATTATTATTGAAAAAAGAATAATTAAAAAGCTTAAATTTTTTTTCATCATATGTAAAATTAATTGGTTGTCATTATTTTTTAAACCGGTTTTGTATTTAAAGTTTAAAATGATCAATTCGATTTTTTTTGTGTTTTTGCTGAGATCTTATATTGGTAATATAAAACAATTTTACATAGTATTTAGATTGTAAATTTTGTTAAATTTATAGATGCCCATTTTTTTAAAGAATAGAAAATGAGAGCAAAACAAGAAAAAAACATACACTTATGATGAAAAAACTATCATTAGTCTCTTTGTTTACTTTACTTCCCATATCTCATTATTTTGCTCAAACTACAGTGTTCGGGTATCTAAAGGATGATGATGGAAAACCCATTGAAAGGGTAGAAGTAGATTTGCAAGGGAGCGAAAATGATGCAACGGCAGATCAGATTGGATATTTCCAATTTGTCGATTTACAGTCGGGACATTATCAAATTGTAATGACGAAATCCAATTACGAAATCAAAGTAATGGAGTTCGATATCACGGATGACGAAAAAAGGAAGGATTTAGGAATCATTACCCTATATTCTAAGCTTGCTAATTTGGATCAGGGCCTGGCTATTATAGACAGCAATAATGACGATGATGGCAACAATCAGACCTCTACCGTAGGACTACTTCAATCCTCTATGGATGTTTTTAGTAGAATTGCAGCATTTGACTTAGGATTTTACTGGTTCCGACCAAGAGGAATAGATGGAAGAACTGGAGAGATTATGCTGAATGGAGTTTCGATGATCAAGTTGGATAACGGAAATGTAGATTTCGGAAACTGGGGTGGCTTGAATGAGATTACAAGATATCCTGAAATTTCTGCAAATCATGCACCATCCGAATATGCCTATGGAGGGAATAGTTCTGTGATTTATAAAAATACGAAAGCAGGTGAATATAGGAAGGGCTTCCAGTTTACTCAGTCTTTAACCAATAGGAATTACAGAAACCGAACATCTTTGCGTTACAGCTCGGGAATGAATAAAAAAGGCTGGGCATTTACAGTAATGGGTGCCAGGAGATGGGCTGAAGAAGGGATTCAAGAGGGAACTTTTTATAATGCATATTCTGCTTATTTAGGGATTGAAAAAAGAATTAACGACAAACATAGCATAACATTTAATTTTATCGGAGCTCCTTACCGGAGATCTACTGCAAGCCCTAGCACACAAGAAGTATATAATTACAGAGGAGTTCATTACAATTCTTATTGGGGATATCAAGATGGTAAACAGAGGAGTGAGCGGATTAGAAAAGGTTTTCAACCAATATTCCAGATCCAGGACTTTTGGAAAATTGATAAAAAATCAAGTCTTTGGACTTCTGTTTCCTATCAGTTTGGAAAAGATAAGGGCTCCCGGTTAGACTGGCAGAATGTGCAGAATCCTTCACCTACTTATTATAGAAATCTACCCAGTTATTATAATTCTTTGAATCCTAACGCTTCAGTTCCTACTGGTTCTGGTGAAGTACCGACTAGTGTACAGGATGCATATCAGACCTCTTTAGCTACTTGGACTTCCGGAGATACAAGTGTTACTCAATTGAATTGGGATAATCTTTACAGGAGAAACAAGCAACAACCTATTGAAAACTATTATGGACGAACTGGTAAAAGAGCTTTATATTATCTTGTTAATGATGTGAGTGATGATAAAATCTTTAATGTATCTACTCATTTCGTCCGCAATTTTAATGAGACAACCAAGTTTTTACTTAATGTATCATATCAGAACTATCGTTCCGAATTATACAGACAAGTAAAGGATCTCATGGGTGCTGATTTTGTTTTAAACCGGGATCCTTTTGCGGCAACCAACCAGCCCGGAAAATCTGGTTTATTTAATGAAGGCGAAGAGAATGTTACCAAACAGATTGGAGACAGAATGACATACAATTATATCTTCAGAAGGCAAGAGATAAAGGTAAATCCTGGATTGAAATTTATAGCTGGGAAATTTGATTTATTTGTTACAGCTCTTGCAGGATATTCAACTTCAAGCAGGGAAGGGTTGTTCAATCATTATTTGTATAAAGATTCTAAAGGAAAGAGTGCAGATTACAACTTCTGGAATTATGGTTTGAAGGGGCAAGCCATTTATAAATTAAATGGAAGGAATTTTTTTATATATAATGGAGCTTATTATTCTCAGGCGCCTTCTCTTGAAGATCTGTTCATAAATCCGAGGGTAAATAGCTCGACAGCTCCCAATATCAAGAACATGGTTATAAGGGCAAATGACCTTAGCTATGTCATGTCTTCTCCATTTCTGAAACTAAGGCTAAGTGGGTATTTAGTTGATACAAGTAATGAAACAACAGTACAAAGATTCTTTGCAGATGGTATTCAATTAAATAATATTGATGATCAGGGAAATGAGACATCAGTGCAGAGCGCTTTTATAACCCAGATAATGACTGATGTGAAAAAAAGAAATTTAGGTGTAGAGCTAGGGATTGATGCTAAAATTACTCCAACCTTATCTTTACAGGGACTAATAAGTTATGGACAGTTCACTTATCAGAATGATCCTGTCACTTACTTCGCTTCAGATGCAGCAGGTGTTTTTTCCAACGGTCTTTCTTATATGAACGTAGGAAAAGCATACATTAAAAATTATCGACAGGGAGGTACCCCACAACAAGCCTATTCCTTTGGGTTTAAATATAATTCACCTAAATACTGGTGGTTTGGGGGCAACTGGAACTATTTTGATGATAGTTATCTGGATCCTTCGGCATTAATAAGAACAGAATCATTTGTCCAAAATAATAATTCTTCAACTCCTTATTATAACCTGACAACATCTGAATTAAGAAGGGTATTAAAGCCGAATAAATTACCATCTTCATTTTTCTTTAATGCGAATGCTGGTAAATCGTGGTCTATCAGGAAGTATTATGTTTTGCTTTCGGCCTCAGTAAATAATATTATGAATAACAAAAGATATATTACTGGAGGTTTTGAACAAACAAGAAATGCTAAATTCTCAAATTTTATGCAAGATAATGACAGAGAATTTACTTTGTTCGGACCAAAATACTGGTATACTCAGGGAAGATCTTATTTTGTTAACCTGCAATTTAGATTTTAGCACTTATCATTAACTATTTTTAAAACAACAAAATGAATAGAAAAAAATATTTTAGTTTAATAACAGGAATTGTCTTTGCTACAGTTTCTCTTAGTTCTTGTGTACAAAAAGATGATTGGGATACCCCTCCAATCAGATGTACAAATAAGTTTTCTGCTCCCACAATGACAATGGCAGATTTCAAAGCACAGGCTCCGGCAAATGGTTTTATTTTAATTAATACGGATCAGATTTTTGACGGTTATGTGATCTCTTCTGATGAAAACGGAAATTTCTATAAAACAATTTCTTTTCAGGATAAATCTGAAAACCCTACTGCAGGACTACAAATTGAAATTGATAAAGCAGGTAATTATGCCGATTTTCCTGTAGGAGCACATATCAGAATTAATGCAAAAGGATTAAGATTAGGAACTGATAGAGGCGTGGTGAAGATTGGCTCAGTAGATCCAACGTATGCAATAGGAAGAATACCTGGTACTTTATTCAGTAAATATATTTGTGGTGTATGTAATGGGTCAAGTTTGGATATTGAAGTTATAAAACCTTTAGAACTGGCAGACCTGAAACAAGCTCAGAAGACTGATTATTTGAATATATTGGTTAAAGTACCTAATGTTCAGTTTGCAGCTTCTGAATTAGGGAAAAGCTATGTTAATTATGTAGCGGGTTCTGGAGTTGATACAGATAGAAGTATTGTGGATACCAATGGAAACTCTACAATATTAAGAAACGCGGGGTTTTTTACATTTGGAGCAACGTCGATTCCGGAAGGAAAAGGGAGCCTTACGTTTGTTATAAACCGCTATAATTCTTCCTGGCGGATGCAAATACGAAATTTAAATGATGTTAATTTTATAGGGAAAAGATTTTTCTTTGAAGGTTTTGATGGAAACCTAGATGATTGGTTCAATATAAGTATCCAAGGAGCTGAGATCTGGAATATTCAGCAGTTTGGAAACCCAAAACCATGTGTGGTAATGAATGGTTTAAATAAAGATAACGAAGATTGGTTGATCTCAAAACCCATTTCTTTGCAAGGGTTTTCTTCCGCTTTTTTATCTTTCGATACTGATGTTAAAAATAATGGTAACCCACTGGAAGTTTTTGTGACTAAAAATTATACAGGAAATCCTGCAACAACGCTGTGGGAACCACTATCTGCTGTATTTGATCAGGATGCTAATTTGTTTAACACCTGGACTTATTCCGGCAATATTAATCTGAATGCTTATTTGAATAAGGATATTATTATTGGCTTTAAATATACCTCTGCGGTTTCCGCTTCTGCAATATGGCAACTGGATAATATAAGAGTAGTTGGGAATTAAAAGAAATTATAAACAGACTTTTGTATTATACTACACCAACTGAAAAGCCACTACAGGTGTAGTGGCTTTATTATTTAAATTGATTCTTTTTTAGAAAGATACTTCGTTTACTTCTTTTCCACGTTGGAAATTCATTACTTTCTGACTTCCTTTATAAGAAATAGTAACGATGTTACTCTGCTTTGGAAAGGCACTTAGAAGTATTGTATTTTTAATCTTTAAGGTATTGATATCTGAAACACCGCCAGTCTCAAAATATACCCATACAGTTTCTCCGCTTACTTGACTTCCGGTAAATGTTATTGTTTTAGGCGAACCGTTGACGTACACATCAAAATTATTATTTACATATTTTTTTACTTCTGCTTCAAATCCTGCTGTATTGGGATTTATTTTAATAGCATCAGAAATATGACTTGTATTCATTTTTGTGGTGAACTTCAATGTTTTGCTTCCATCAATATAATCAACTTTTGTCATTGAGGAGAAAAAGTCTACATACATAAAACTCATTAACACAAAACATGTTAAAATTCCTGATATATATAAAAGTTTTTTCATCTTAATTAATAGATTTACAATCATAATTGTTATTTATAAGTCACAAATAATATGCCAATTAGAAATTGACATTTACAGCATACTTGTCATAAAATGCTTTAATGTGCGCTACAGCTTCATCAGCAGTATCTACCACTCTATAAAGATCCAGATCATCTTCAGCAATCATTCCTTCTTTTAATAAAGTTGCTTTGAACCATTCCAGTAAACCATTCCAGAATTCAGAACCAACCAATACGATAGGGAATCTTCCGATTTTGTTAGTTTGAATAAGGGTAATCGCTTCTGTAAGTTCATCAAGGGTCCCAAATCCTCCAGGCATTACAACGAATCCCTGAGAATATTTTACAAACATTACTTTTCTCACGAAAAAGTAATCGAAATTCATTGAATAGGATTTATTGATATAAGGATTGAAATGTTGTTCAAAAGGGAGGTCGATATTTAAACCAATAGATTTTCCTTCAGCATTAAAAGCACCTTTATTTCCTGCTTCCATAATCCCGGGGCCTCCACCTGTAATAATACCAAAGCCTATTTTGGTTATTTTTTCTGCAATTTCTACAGCCATTTCATAGTATTTGCTGTCCGGCTTCAATCTTGCAGATCCAAAAATAGAGACACAAGGTCCAATTTTTGCCAATTTTTCATAACCATCCACAAACTCAGCCATTACCTTAAAAACCATCCAACTGTCTTTTGTAATGATCTCATCCCAGGTTTTTTGCCTTAGGCTATTTTGTAGTTTTGTTTCGTTTATATCAAGTTCTGGATTTACTAAACTTTCATCCCTGGTTTCATTAATTTCCATTTCAAATTATTTAAAGTGTTTTTCAGCTTCTATTACAGATTCCGGTCTTCCAACATCTATCAAAAGACAGTCGTGTACATAACCATGGATTTTTTCTGTGTGCATAAGATCCAGATATTCTTCCATAACAGAAAACTTGCCCTTTCTTTTTATTTTCTCAAAGATAGAGGGGTTAATGCAATGGACACCACTAAAAGCTAATGCCTTAAATCCTTTATTGAATTCTGCAAGCCTTTGTTCTCCGGTTTGTACATTTAACCACCCTCTTAGTACCAAATCATCATTGAAAAGAAGCTTTCTCGAACTTTCTCTGTCCGAGACGGCTAAAGTAGCAAAATCTTTTATCTTTTTGTGATAGGTAACAAGATCAGTAATATTTATATCAGTAAGAATATCCGCATTCATGATCAGAAAATCTTCTCCATGATCAAGGAGTTTTCTAGCAAAAATTAAACCACCGCCGGTTTCAAGCAATTCCTCCCTTTCATCAGAGATTTCAATTTTGCAATTAAAATTGTTGTTTTCCTTTAAAAAATCAACAATCTGATCTCCAAAATGATGAATATTTATGACAAAATCGTTGATCCCGAAACTTTTAAGATATTTGATATTTCTTTCTAATAGTGGAACCTCATTTACCTTAACCAACGCTTTTGGATGATGGTCTGTAAAAGGCTTTAGACGTGTTCCTTTTCCGGCTGCAAAAATTAAAGCTTTCATTTGTTATTGTTGATAGATGATGAATGATCATTGATAAAATAAGCAGTGTGTAAATTAATCATTTATAATTTATCGCTTATCGCTTACGAATTAAGATGATGCTGCTCATCATGATGTAGGCTTATTTCTGTTCCTTCCGGATACTTTTGCTTGATATATTCAGCTATTTTTATTGCAGAATATACCGATCTATGCTGTCCACCAGTGCATCCGAAGTTTACCTGAAGATTTTCAAATCCTCTTGAAAGATAATTGTCGATATTAATGGATATAATACTTTTTACCAGTTCTAAAAATTTTGGCATTTCAGTTTCGCTCTCCAGAAATTCCTGAACCCCGATATCATTGCCTGTCTGGGTTTTATATTCTTCAATTCTTCCAGGATTTAAAATTCCCCTGCAATCAAAAGTGAAACCACCCCCATTTCCAGAATCATCTTTTGGTATTCCTCCTTTTTTATATGAGAAGCTGTGTATATCTATGTGTAGCATTTTTATTTTTTATTTTTAAACCAAAGGCTTATTAAACTTAATTAAGGATTAGGAAGCTTTAAAATAGGAGAGAATCTATTTATCGTTTAAGATCTCATTAATTTTTGACTTCGTTTTATCAAGAGCTAATTGTTGTATTACTTTTTTTAGTTCAGGATACTCTTTCATATGGTCCCATTTTTCAGCAAACTGTATTATATTTTCAATACCCTGTTCTATACTTGATATAAAATGTTTTTTTCTTTGAATAAGCCCTCTAAAACCATAGGCACCCAGAACCTGAAGGAATCTCATCATTTGAAGCGGCTTTACCGAGTCTTTTAGTTGGTGTTCTGTTTCTTTATTTTCAAACTGAGCAATATAGAACTCTAGCATCTCATTTTTTAAATCTTCAGGGAAATTGGCTTTAGCCTGAAAAAGAAAAGAAATTACATCATACATTAAAGGCCCTTTCATAGCGGACTGATAGTCGATAAAAGAAACATTGTTATTTTCGTTTATCATGATATTTCTTGACTGAAAGTCTCTGATCATTATTCCCTGTGGCTCAAGATTTTCAATACGAATTGAAATTTTCTTAAATTCCTTTAGTAAGGTTGATTTATGATATTCGAGTTCCAAGACATCAGCAATAAAGTTCTTGAAATAATACAGATCATGAATGACCGGAAGTTCATCGTAGCTTTCATATTCAAATGTTTTACTAAAGTCAATTTTTCCTTGTGTCTGTTTCTGTAACTGGAAAAGTTTTTCTAGTGTTTGCTTTACCAAAGATTTTACTTTTTCCGATAAGCCCTCATTTGAAATGATTTCAGATAAGGTATTTTCACCTAAAAATTCCTGAATGTACATTTTCCGATCTTCGGAAATAGCAAAAATAGTAGGAGTATTAAGGGTTAGTTTGGAAAAAACTGTTGAATAATAGAAGAAACTTTCGTTCTCCTGGATATTCTCATTATAAGTAATAATGTATTTTTTGTTGTCTGCTTTTGCCCAAAAATTCACCCTCGCGGATCCGCTTTGAGCCAATGTGACGAACTCAGAAGATTTTTCACCTATATAGTTTTCAAAAAATCGTTGTGCGTTTTCAGAAGTCATAATATGGAAACAAATATACTAAATTACAGTCTAATTTTTATCTTTGCATCATGCTAAAGGATTTTAAACCAGTTTTAAGTATTCTGTTGAGGTTCATCATCATCTATCTGGTGCTGCTTTTTTGTTATCAGTTTTACCTGAATAGTTTTAAAGAATCCGGACTAGACCCTTTTTCACGAATAATTGCGGAACAAGTAAGCTGGATCCAAAATGCTTTACACTATCCTACACAGTTGTATAATGATGTTTCAAAAGAACAGGTCTGGTTTTATGTGAAAAAAGTTTATGTGACAAGAATGGTAGAAGGATGTAATGCTATTTCAGTTATGATCCTATTTATTTCTTTTGTTTTTGCTTTTTATAAAGGCCTCAAAACTTTTATTTTTGCATTTATTGGCCTTTTTTTGCTTTATATAATGAATATTCTACGAATTGTAGGCCTAAATATTGTTGTAAGTGACTTTAAACAATATGAGAGAATTGCTCATGATTTTCTTTTTCCTGCCATTATTTATGGGACAGTAGTTGTACTTTGGCTTATATGGATTAAATTCTTTGCTTTAAAAAATGAAAATTCTTAATTGGTTTTTAGTAATAATCGGAATCTGTGGTCTTATAAGTGTGCGAATACTTGAGGACAAATTGTTTTATGACCCATTCCTGGGTTATTTTCATGAAGCTGATAAAAGTATGATATTTCCTTCTTTTGAATGGGGGCAGTTAATTCTGGGATATGTATTCAGATTTATTTTAAACTTACTTTTCTCTTGTTTAATTATTCATTTTTTATTTAAAGATAAAACATGGACAATGCAGGGAGGTATATTGATAATGATAATTTTCCTGATTACTTTTCCTATTTATCTGTATTGTATTTACAATAAATTTGAAATAGGTTATCTTTTTTCTTTCTATATGAGACGGTTTGTGATTCAGCCTTTGGCAATACTTTTAATCGTTCCAATGTTTTATTATAAAAAACAGATGGTACAGGGAGGCTAGTAAAAATTTTTATTTTACGGTGTGTTTGATTTCAAGTATAATGTTACCGGTTGTCCATTCTATTCTTTTTACGAATTCTCTTTCACGGACCGGGCAATCCATAATCTGGCATATGGGACATGAAATGGTCTTACAATCATCCATATGAAAATTAAATTCGATAGTACGCTTCATATTTTTAGCTAAAAGAATAATTACATTTTCCATTTCTTTGTGAGCATCACGAAGGCTGTAATACCAGGGAAGCGTAATATGTGCATCAATATGAAGAGAAGATCCAAACTGTTGTATTTTCATATTGTGAATATCTATCCATTCAGTTTTTCTGTTATTTTCGAGTATCTGAACAATTTGGATTAATATTTCAGGATCCTGTTCGTCCATAATTCCACTTAGTGACTTTCGAACAATTTTATACCCTACGAAGATGATGTACCCTCCAAAAATAAGTGCTACGACAGAATCCAGCCAATATATTTTAGTAAAGTAGACGACAATTAAACTGAGCACGACACCAAGTGTCGTAATTGTATCAGATTGGAGGTGTTTTCCTGAGGATATGAGTACCAGTGAATTATCAGTTTCCCCTTTTTTTATGGAAATATAACCCAATAAATAATTAACCACGGCGGTAGCTGCTATAATAGCAATCCCCCAATCTAATTTGTTAAGTATCTTTCCGACGATCAGACTATTGACACCCTCATAGATGATCATAATCCCTGCAATAGCGATCAAAGCTCCTTCTATACCCGAGGTTACAAATTCTACCTTTCCGTGCCCATAAGGATGATCTTCGTCCTTGGGTTTGGCAGCAAGATGTAAAGAATACAGTCCCATAAATGCACTGATTACATTAACGATGCTTTCCATGGCATCAGAAAATACGGCATCTGAATTGGTGAGTTTCCAGGCGATAATTTTTCCGATAAATAAGATTATTCCAAAAGTTGCAATCCACTTCTGAAAACCTATTTTATTTTTATTCGTACTCTGAATGTTCATAAGTTTGATAAAAAAAAGAATCTCAATTTTGAGACTCTTTTTTATTTTGTTAGTTTATACTAAGTTGTTTGCTACCAGGTATTCTGCAATCTGTACT is part of the Chryseobacterium paludis genome and encodes:
- a CDS encoding carboxypeptidase regulatory-like domain-containing protein: MMKKLSLVSLFTLLPISHYFAQTTVFGYLKDDDGKPIERVEVDLQGSENDATADQIGYFQFVDLQSGHYQIVMTKSNYEIKVMEFDITDDEKRKDLGIITLYSKLANLDQGLAIIDSNNDDDGNNQTSTVGLLQSSMDVFSRIAAFDLGFYWFRPRGIDGRTGEIMLNGVSMIKLDNGNVDFGNWGGLNEITRYPEISANHAPSEYAYGGNSSVIYKNTKAGEYRKGFQFTQSLTNRNYRNRTSLRYSSGMNKKGWAFTVMGARRWAEEGIQEGTFYNAYSAYLGIEKRINDKHSITFNFIGAPYRRSTASPSTQEVYNYRGVHYNSYWGYQDGKQRSERIRKGFQPIFQIQDFWKIDKKSSLWTSVSYQFGKDKGSRLDWQNVQNPSPTYYRNLPSYYNSLNPNASVPTGSGEVPTSVQDAYQTSLATWTSGDTSVTQLNWDNLYRRNKQQPIENYYGRTGKRALYYLVNDVSDDKIFNVSTHFVRNFNETTKFLLNVSYQNYRSELYRQVKDLMGADFVLNRDPFAATNQPGKSGLFNEGEENVTKQIGDRMTYNYIFRRQEIKVNPGLKFIAGKFDLFVTALAGYSTSSREGLFNHYLYKDSKGKSADYNFWNYGLKGQAIYKLNGRNFFIYNGAYYSQAPSLEDLFINPRVNSSTAPNIKNMVIRANDLSYVMSSPFLKLRLSGYLVDTSNETTVQRFFADGIQLNNIDDQGNETSVQSAFITQIMTDVKKRNLGVELGIDAKITPTLSLQGLISYGQFTYQNDPVTYFASDAAGVFSNGLSYMNVGKAYIKNYRQGGTPQQAYSFGFKYNSPKYWWFGGNWNYFDDSYLDPSALIRTESFVQNNNSSTPYYNLTTSELRRVLKPNKLPSSFFFNANAGKSWSIRKYYVLLSASVNNIMNNKRYITGGFEQTRNAKFSNFMQDNDREFTLFGPKYWYTQGRSYFVNLQFRF
- a CDS encoding DUF6702 family protein, coding for MKKLLYISGILTCFVLMSFMYVDFFSSMTKVDYIDGSKTLKFTTKMNTSHISDAIKINPNTAGFEAEVKKYVNNNFDVYVNGSPKTITFTGSQVSGETVWVYFETGGVSDINTLKIKNTILLSAFPKQSNIVTISYKGSQKVMNFQRGKEVNEVSF
- a CDS encoding superoxide dismutase; translated protein: MSFELPKLGYAYDALEPTIDAKTMEIHYTKHHQAYIDNLNKAIEGTELAGKTIEEICQTGTDKPAVRNNGGGHFNHSLFWEILTPGGSKEPVGNVKAAIDNYGGLEKFKTDFSDAAKTRFGSGWAWLIKNGDGSVSVSSTPNQDNPLMPVADVKGTPVLGLDVWEHAYYLNYQNRRPDYVSAFFSVVNWDKVEELFNK
- a CDS encoding LOG family protein, which translates into the protein MEINETRDESLVNPELDINETKLQNSLRQKTWDEIITKDSWMVFKVMAEFVDGYEKLAKIGPCVSIFGSARLKPDSKYYEMAVEIAEKITKIGFGIITGGGPGIMEAGNKGAFNAEGKSIGLNIDLPFEQHFNPYINKSYSMNFDYFFVRKVMFVKYSQGFVVMPGGFGTLDELTEAITLIQTNKIGRFPIVLVGSEFWNGLLEWFKATLLKEGMIAEDDLDLYRVVDTADEAVAHIKAFYDKYAVNVNF
- a CDS encoding endonuclease/exonuclease/phosphatase family protein, with the protein product MKKNLSFLIILFSIIIFAQQGNIRKVVAIGFLNVENLMDTIRSADYIDGTKSISNPAFHRSIPFDSIKFLTVEKYDGQWNDTLLKGKKVVKYQISSEEFTPNSSKNYNTQIYKTKLANEAKVISELGSQYTKTAPAIVGLIEIENRQVIEDLIKEPALAKYDYGIIHYNSYDYRGIDVALIYQKRRFTITNSLKKELKIFNENGKREYTRDILVVTGFLDNEKVAFFMNHWPSRRGGEAISLPKRNAAALLLKQQMDSVRTADPSTKLFAMGDFNDDPVSSSLKNHLKAVGKLKDLNESTPYLNLMFPLYKKGVASLAYRDVPNLFDQIIVSKNLISAQLTKEYSVYRTEVYAPAYLINKEGNYKGYPFRSWNGDQFTGGYSDHFPAFVILQKEL
- a CDS encoding DUF5689 domain-containing protein — encoded protein: MNRKKYFSLITGIVFATVSLSSCVQKDDWDTPPIRCTNKFSAPTMTMADFKAQAPANGFILINTDQIFDGYVISSDENGNFYKTISFQDKSENPTAGLQIEIDKAGNYADFPVGAHIRINAKGLRLGTDRGVVKIGSVDPTYAIGRIPGTLFSKYICGVCNGSSLDIEVIKPLELADLKQAQKTDYLNILVKVPNVQFAASELGKSYVNYVAGSGVDTDRSIVDTNGNSTILRNAGFFTFGATSIPEGKGSLTFVINRYNSSWRMQIRNLNDVNFIGKRFFFEGFDGNLDDWFNISIQGAEIWNIQQFGNPKPCVVMNGLNKDNEDWLISKPISLQGFSSAFLSFDTDVKNNGNPLEVFVTKNYTGNPATTLWEPLSAVFDQDANLFNTWTYSGNINLNAYLNKDIIIGFKYTSAVSASAIWQLDNIRVVGN
- a CDS encoding DUF6146 family protein, which translates into the protein MKNLILLLLIFCLPFSCSSQDKSKTDKEKSEIKPSKNDDGEWDIDVLDTQYDYFLSAIAKPMNQYSESYLKSRNINLVSEWNSYFSSGKYRNVIESSISYDPRENYGLKFEYKLYQVFAYVNWKYGLRMNGLSGSDVTRF